CGGGCCTGCCATGGCCGGGGTGCTTATGCAGACCCACCTTGTGGCCGCAGACGGGTTTTCTGGCACCTTTCCTGCGCCAGAGACCTACACGATGATATTTGTCGGCGCCGCGATTCTGGCAACGCTGTCGGTAGTGATGTCTGTACTCTTGAGAAAATCGATTCCCGTATCGCTGCGCACTGCCTGACACACACAAGATCCATGTGGATTTATAAGATTATGACGCGAATATTGCACTATGCAGAGCGAGGTCCCCGGCAGGGACGCAGAGCTTGGCGTTGCACTGCCAAATGGCAGGGTGAGGTGCACGGCGTGCGCCCGCTACTGCGAGATACCTGAGGGAAAGACCGGCCTGTGCGGCGTCCGGGGAGTCGTCAACAACAGGTTGCGGCTGTTTGTGTACGGCCGGGTGATTGCAGGCAATATCGATCCGATAGAGAAAAAGCCCGTTACCCATTACCAGCCGGGCTCGTCGATATTTTCAATCGCGACAACCGGCTGTAATTGGTTATGCCAGTACTGCCAGAACTATGACATTTCGCAGCGGAGAAAGGTAGAGGGGACGGAAATGACGCCAGAGCAGGTTGTGCAGGCCGCAGAGCTGCAGGGCGCGCAGGGGATGGCCTACACGTACAACGAGCCATCAATATTCATCGAGTTTGCCCGCGACTGCGGGATTGAAGCGCACAAGCGGGGCATATTCAACATCTTTGTGTCAAATGGCTACGACACGCCCGAGTCCGTGAATGAAATGTCCAAGTTCCTCGACTGCATTACCGTCGACTTCAAGGGTTCGGGCAAGCAAGAGTTTGTCAGGCGCTACATCGGCATCCCA
The sequence above is drawn from the Nitrososphaera viennensis EN76 genome and encodes:
- the amrS gene encoding AmmeMemoRadiSam system radical SAM enzyme, giving the protein MQSEVPGRDAELGVALPNGRVRCTACARYCEIPEGKTGLCGVRGVVNNRLRLFVYGRVIAGNIDPIEKKPVTHYQPGSSIFSIATTGCNWLCQYCQNYDISQRRKVEGTEMTPEQVVQAAELQGAQGMAYTYNEPSIFIEFARDCGIEAHKRGIFNIFVSNGYDTPESVNEMSKFLDCITVDFKGSGKQEFVRRYIGIPSADPIFQTLKEIKNKTKIHVEVTDLIVPRVGDDLEQAKKLCRFVRDELGPDTPVHFLRFHPDYKMMEFGLTPVETLEKHYQVAKNEGLTYAYLGNVPGHPLEDTYCPGCNAVAIGRYGFYVDEWNLDADNRCKTCGYNLPIVGSLHKQKRRFQFV